TCCAGCATCTTCACGGCCTGCCCGCTGCCCCGCTGCGCCATGGTGCTGAGCGCCAGCACGACGAAGTCGGACTGCCAGACCAGCAGGTCGCCGTCCGGCCACATGTCGTGGCGAAGGAAGCCTTCGAACTCGCCGTACTTGTCTCCCTGTCCATTGACGATGTGGCGGGCGACCAGAGCGTCGAGGTTGCTGTCCAGGAGCTTGACGAAATAGCCCTTCATGGCGTGGTCGTCGGGCGTGGCATAGGCGGCGTCGCTCATGTTGCGCCACGTCCAGGCCCGCCCGCGCACTTGGTCGAAATCGAGGAAGCCCTCGTCCTGTCCGCGATAGTGGGGGGCGAACGACGCGATACTGTAGGCGGTCTGGGCCATCAGGCCGTCCAGGTAGTATTGCGAGCCGGTGACCAGATAGGGCAGGTAGTTGAGGGCCGGCTGATGGGCCGTGTCGAACTCCCATCCCGCCGCGGCGCCGTTGGCGAAGCCGTTGGTCAGCCCGTCGTCGCCGAACTGTGGCCACTGGGTACGCCCATCCATCCACAGGTCTGGGTGATCGTCGATGCGCAGGTACTCGCCCGTGCTCTCGTCGCGATAATGCCAGGGGATGCTGCCGGAGGCATCGGCGTTGGCCAGCATGGTCTCCAGGGCCTGCTCATCCTGGCTCGCCAGGTAGCGGGCGTTCCAGATCGGCATGATGCCGAGGTCGCCGCGCCCGCCGACCTCCGTCATCTTCTTCGTGATAGTGGCGTTGCCCATCGGGCTGGTGTCGGCGTTCGAGGGGAGACCAAGGCTGCCTGCGGTCACGCCGAGCGACGCGTCGATGCCGACGACGGCCCCGCTCGCTTCCAGGTATCGGACATCCTGCGCCACATGAACACCGGGAGCATCCCCCGACCAGACTTCCTTATGCCAGCGGCTGTTGCGGTGGTGAGCGATACCGTCCTTCTCGAAGGCGACGCGGCCCTGATCGAGCAGTTCGACATCGTAGTCGTAGAAGGTCGGAAGGCCCGGCCGGTAGGACGACTCAACGCCGACGGTCACGTCGGTGCGGACCGTGCCGTCATCGAAGGCGCGGATATCGAGGGTCACGGCGAGATGATCGTCGAGAGGCTTGACGACACGGAACTCGGATGCGAGCGGCCCGTTCATCCAGGTCTTGAGGGTGCCGGCGGCTGCCGCTTTCTCCAGTTCGGCGGCGGCGTCCACTTTGAACCGGGTCGTCGTTCCGCCGGTGCCCCTGACGGTCAGGTTGATGTCGACATCGTAGCCGCTCCGAAGAACATCCGCCGGCCTGATCGCCGTTCCCCCGGGTCCTTGGTCCGCGGTTTTCAGCATCACGGTCGCGTCCTCGCCTGCCGCCAGGGCCGGCCGCGCCATGGTCAGGATGGCGTGGCGAACGGAGCCGTCGCCGTGGGTCGCCTTGACATCCATCTGGACCGGGATTTCCCGCCCGTCGAGATCCCCGACCACATAGCCGCCGCCATCCAGGTCGCCCTTCCTGAACACCTGACCGAAGGTGATCCGCCCGGTCTCTTCGGTGCCATCGGAATTGTTCTGAAGCTGGACGGCGACGATCTCGCCCGGCCTGGATGCGGAGGGCAGGGTAGGTGCCTTGACGACCGGGGCCGTGGAGCGGACCTGGAATAGCTCAGGCGAGCTTGCCGGCGCGGCGGAATCGCTCCCGGGGGCGGCCGTCGGGGTCGTCTCGGGAATTGATGGCATGAGGCTGATACCAGGTTCGATGGATATGAAGTCGTCCGCCCATGGATCGAGTCCCCGCCAGGCCGGTCCGAGTCGTCGGAAGAGCACTTACGGTCGTGTCGAAACAACCGCGGCCATTCAGCAGCCGGTTTCAAGATCGCGATCAAGTACCGTATGTGTCTTCCTTCAACGCATCTTAGGTCACTGCTTTTTTTGCCTATTTTGCGAAGAAGTTGATTTATCGTCACCGACTGCGGAAAGTTCCAGTGACACTATCGGGGCGAGGAGGGGGCCAAAATAGGCTCAGAACCATCGATAGGCAGGCATACGCGCGCAGCGGCGCGCCCGCCGGGGACCGGGCGGCGCTTCCAGGATGCGGGAAACATGCTGAATCTCCGAGTTCGGACGGCCCGGCATATTGCATTGGGGATCCCAAGGGGCAACTGCAGGGGCTCTCGGAGAAAGCCGGGACATGACGAGTATAAAAGGGGGGAAGAGCCGGATGGTCACGAGTCCCATGGGGGAGTCGCCGGCGACCGACTCCAGACAGGCGCCCTGGGAAGCCGACGACGATCTGAAGATCATTCGGCTGGATGCCTGGAACCGGCGTGCGCGATCCGTGGCGTGCCACGGGCCTGCGTCTGTGTCGCCGGTCTCGCCGCGATCAGCGGCTGCGAGCTCTTCCAGCGGTTCCCGGCCTGATCCTTCCCCTGATCCTTACACCGGGATCGACCGTGCCGGGTGTCCCCGCTCGCCGGCCGGTGCGATGGGTCAGGCCACGACCCTCAGGTTGGGGCGACGGGTGCCGGAAGGTGACAAGCCGGCCGGATCGTTGCTATTGGCGGGCCGTGCGAACTCCGGAGCGGAGCCCTTCGCCAGGAACGTATGCATCACGGAGGCGAGGGCGGTCGCGGCCATGGTTGCCACGAAGACCAGAAGGGCGATTTCGATAGGGGCGTCAGTCAGCATGTTTCGGTCTCCTTTGTGCGCTGCAACCAAGATAGGCGAAGGATCCTGCGACGCAAGATCGGCGTTGTGTATTTGGTATGCCAGATAAGTAGATCTGGATTGCACAGGGCGGGTTGCCTGGTCTCCGGATGTCCCTGCCGGGCGCCCAATCGTTCCATGGGGCGTTCCATGGGGCGCCGACGGCCCGGTGCCGGATCTCACGTTGTTCGGTTGACCGCTCAGCCATCGTCCGATCCGCGCCTTTTCCCTGCCCGCCGGAAAGCTCTTCCGGCAGGTTCTCACGCGTGCCCTGAAGGCTGGAACTTTTCCTCGCCTTCAGGGAATACTTTGCTCCAAGGGATCGGCAGCAGTCAAGCTGATGCCGGATTTTTCGGAAGTCATCGATACGAGCACTTGAATCTTGGTCCTCCACAGAGAAATAGACGCCGTGGAGTTGCTTGCATCGGCTTCACATTCCGTGTAACTGGGGCCGCCACGTGTGAGCGGCCCTTCTTTTTGGCCTATGGCCTTCGCCGCGTGACGAGTAACGCGGCCCGCTGTTGGTATCTTCGGAAATCAAACAGCGGGAGCGATCCAGTGACCCAGAACAACAAACCGGGCGATCGGGCAAAGGACAAGGATCCGGCCGTCACCGATACCCGGGATCCCCCTGCGGGTCTCCCGGATACGGGCGCGCCCGGGATGGGTGCCGACGAAATGCCCGGCGGGTTGGTTGCCGGCGGCGACGGCAAGCCCGACCCGAAGGACAAGAAGGCCGACCGTTAGCCCTTCTTCGCCAAGGCCGCGTCAAAGCGGCTTCAGGTTGGCTTCGATCTCCCTGCGCCGGCCTTCCAGGAAGGGGGGCAGGGAGAGCTTCTCGCCGAGAGCGTCCAGCGCCTCGTCGGTCGCGAAGCCCGGACCGTCGGTCGCGATCTCGAACAGCACGCCGTTGGGCTCCCGGAAATAGAGGCTGCGGAAATAGAAGCGGTCGACCGGGCCGCTCGACGGCATGCGTACCCGGTCCAGGCGGTCGGCCCAGGCCTCATAGTCCGCATCCGGAATGCGGAACGCCACATGATGGACGCTGCCGGCACCCGGCTGGGCCGGCGCGAGATCGGGCCGGACCGCCACATGGAGTTCCGCAGCCGCACCGCCGTCGCCCATGGCATAGACATGGGTGCGCGACGAGGGCGCCTCCGGCGTCGCATAGTCGCGGACCTGGGCCATGTTCAGGACCCGGGTCAGCACGAGGTCGGTGGGCTTCAGGTCCGGCACGGTCATCGTGATCGGTCCCAGGCCGCGGATCTGGTGCTCGGCGGGGATCGGGCTGCGGTCCCAGGGATGGGCGGCACCGGCCCCGCCGTCGTCGATCAGGCTCAGCCGCTGTCCTTCGAAATCCTCGAAGTCCAGCGTCCCGCGGCCGTCGCGCTCGACGATCTCTCCGTGCGGCACGCCGGTCTCCACGAAATGGCGCTTCCACCAGGCCAGCGTATCCTGCCCGGCGACGCGCAGGCCGGTGCGGGTGATGCTGTGGCTGCCGCGCCGCTCGCGCCGGACCGGCCAGTCGAAGAAGGTGATGTCCGACCCGGGGGAGGCGAGGGCGTCCGCGTAGAACAGGTGATACGCGCTGACATCGTCCTGGTTCACGGTCTTCTTGACCAGCCGCATGCCGAGCGTCCGCGTATAGAAGGCATGGTTGCCCGGAGCGTCGGCCGAGACGGCGGTCAGGTGATGGATGCCGGTGAGTTGCATGATCGGATCTCCTTAGCCGTCGCGCCCCTTGGGCGGCGGCCTCTTGTGGATGTGAATACGAAGACTAGAGCGATCCCCGATCAGGTTGAACCGCTTCGGTTCACGCAGCCTGCCGTTCCACCCGCCGCACTGTGTTGCGCCATGGGCGCAACCTAGGGCCCGATGCAGGGCGGAGGTGATGCGGGCCGACGATCGTAGGTTGCGCCCATGGCGCAACGCATCGGGTCGGCTGCCCGGGGCGGATCGACTTGATCGGATGCAGCTCTAGTGGCTCGGCGCAGAGGTTCTGATCGATCTACCGTAGGTCGGCCTCGGCCGAAGGCCGACGCCGACGGTGTGGCCGGAGCGTTGACGAAGGACTTGCCAGAACCATCATGCAGCGCCGCTAGGCGGAGGCCGGGGCGAGCCGGCCGATCCAGTCCCTGGCCAGGTTGACGTCCGCCTGCGACAGGCCGTGCCCCGCCGGCAGGACCCTCTGCTCGACCTCGGCTCCCGAGGCGCCCAGCAGCGCCGCGAGTCGCGCGGCGTTGTCGGACGGGACGATCGGGTCCATCGCGCCGGACAGCAGGAGCACGGGCTTGCCGTCCAGCCCGAGGCTCCCCTCGGCCGCCGCCGGAGCGTCGGTCAGCGGCACCATGGCCCGCAGCAGCACGGCTCCGGACAGCGCCTCCGGCCGGAGCATCATCACGGCGGCGGCGATGTTCGCCCCGTTGGAGAACCCGACCGCCACAGGAGCCGCCAGACCGTAGGCCTCCCGCGCCGCGGCGACGAAGTCGGCGAGCTCATGGGCGCGATGCCGGACGTCCGCCTCGTCGAACACGCCTTCGGCCAGGCGGCGGAAGAACCGCGGCATGCCGCCCTCCAGCACCTTGCCGCGCGGGGAGAGCAGGGCCGAACCGGGGGCGATCATGCCGCCCAGCGGCATCAGGTCGTTCTCGTCGCCGCCCGTGCCGTGAAGCAGCAGGATCGGCGGCTTCCCCGGTGCTTCGGCGGGTTCGAACCGGTGGATGAAGGGCAGGGTGGTGGTCATGGCGAACCTCTTCGGGAAGCCGGTCCGGCTTCGGGTA
This is a stretch of genomic DNA from Skermanella sp. TT6. It encodes these proteins:
- a CDS encoding calcium-binding protein; the protein is MPSIPETTPTAAPGSDSAAPASSPELFQVRSTAPVVKAPTLPSASRPGEIVAVQLQNNSDGTEETGRITFGQVFRKGDLDGGGYVVGDLDGREIPVQMDVKATHGDGSVRHAILTMARPALAAGEDATVMLKTADQGPGGTAIRPADVLRSGYDVDINLTVRGTGGTTTRFKVDAAAELEKAAAAGTLKTWMNGPLASEFRVVKPLDDHLAVTLDIRAFDDGTVRTDVTVGVESSYRPGLPTFYDYDVELLDQGRVAFEKDGIAHHRNSRWHKEVWSGDAPGVHVAQDVRYLEASGAVVGIDASLGVTAGSLGLPSNADTSPMGNATITKKMTEVGGRGDLGIMPIWNARYLASQDEQALETMLANADASGSIPWHYRDESTGEYLRIDDHPDLWMDGRTQWPQFGDDGLTNGFANGAAAGWEFDTAHQPALNYLPYLVTGSQYYLDGLMAQTAYSIASFAPHYRGQDEGFLDFDQVRGRAWTWRNMSDAAYATPDDHAMKGYFVKLLDSNLDALVARHIVNGQGDKYGEFEGFLRHDMWPDGDLLVWQSDFVVLALSTMAQRGSGQAVKMLEWMDNFTSGRFINEENGFDPRFGSAYMFKVNAPANGPAYDTWGELFQRSFGNAPADPPDGIQGWPSSPFAYAANARAAVSAIFTVTQSADAMEAFGYLTKEMVKARGADGFHADPTWNVAPRLQDGDTLEFDQIRIARGLEDQILQGAEGNELIHGSAGDDTMTGESGIDILFGGQGNDTLTGGAGDDFLYGGTGDDRIAGGAGDDYLKGNGGADRFEFGPDAGGRDTVADFKRGSDLIEIKANLDGNGLTSAAQVLDAADTDSSGNAVLDLGNGLEVTVLGLSPEEMTATMIRMV
- a CDS encoding ring-cleaving dioxygenase, encoding MQLTGIHHLTAVSADAPGNHAFYTRTLGMRLVKKTVNQDDVSAYHLFYADALASPGSDITFFDWPVRRERRGSHSITRTGLRVAGQDTLAWWKRHFVETGVPHGEIVERDGRGTLDFEDFEGQRLSLIDDGGAGAAHPWDRSPIPAEHQIRGLGPITMTVPDLKPTDLVLTRVLNMAQVRDYATPEAPSSRTHVYAMGDGGAAAELHVAVRPDLAPAQPGAGSVHHVAFRIPDADYEAWADRLDRVRMPSSGPVDRFYFRSLYFREPNGVLFEIATDGPGFATDEALDALGEKLSLPPFLEGRRREIEANLKPL
- a CDS encoding alpha/beta hydrolase translates to MTTTLPFIHRFEPAEAPGKPPILLLHGTGGDENDLMPLGGMIAPGSALLSPRGKVLEGGMPRFFRRLAEGVFDEADVRHRAHELADFVAAAREAYGLAAPVAVGFSNGANIAAAVMMLRPEALSGAVLLRAMVPLTDAPAAAEGSLGLDGKPVLLLSGAMDPIVPSDNAARLAALLGASGAEVEQRVLPAGHGLSQADVNLARDWIGRLAPASA